A window from Vulpes vulpes isolate BD-2025 chromosome 9, VulVul3, whole genome shotgun sequence encodes these proteins:
- the RBM6 gene encoding RNA-binding protein 6 isoform X3, giving the protein MIHDKEVTLEYIPGPDFWYCKRCKASVAGHRSSCSVCKCPREVTEAKQELITYPQPQKTSIPAPSEKQPNQSPRSADKEPEPKKREEGQEPRLGHQKREGERYLPPRREGLTFRRDREKESWSGETRQDGESKTIMLKRIYRSTPPEVIVEVLEPYVRLTTANVRIIKNRTGPMGHTYGFIDLDSHAEALRVVKILQNLDPPFSIDGKMVAVNLATGKRRNDSGDHSDHMHYYQGKKYFRDRRGGGRNSDWSSDTNRQGQQSSSDCYIYDSATGYYYDPLAGTYYDPNTQQEVYVPQDPGSPEEEEIKEKKSSSQGKSSSKKEASKRDGKEKKDRGVTRFQENASEGTAPPEDVFKKPLPPTVKKEESPPPPKVVNPLIGLLGEYGGDSDYEEEEEEEQTPPPQPRTTQPPQREELTKKENEEDKLTDWNKLACLLCRRQFPNREVLIKHQQLSDLHKQNLEIHRKIKQSEQELAYLERREQEGRFKERGNDRREKLQSFDSPERKRIKYSRETDSDRKPVGKEGIDSSNKGGCVQQTAGWRKGAGLGYGHPGLASAEETEGRMRGPSVGAPGRTSKRQSNETYRDAVRRVMFARYKELD; this is encoded by the exons TGTAAGGCCAGCGTAGCTGGACACCGATCTTCATGTTCAGTCTGCAAGTGCCCAAGGGAAG TGACAGAGGCCAAGCAAGAATTAATAACCTATCCTCAGCCTCAGAAAACATCCATACCAGCACCATCAGAAAAACAACCCAACCAGTCCCCGAGGTCAGCTGATAAGGAACCTGAACCCAAGAAGCGGGAAGAAGGACAAGAACCACGCTTGGGACatcaaaagagagaaggagaaaggtaTCTGCCTCCTCGAAGGGAAGGACTCACCTTCCGAAGAGACCGAGAGAAGGAGTCATGGTCTGGGGAGACACGCCAGGATGGGGAGAGCAAAA CCATCATGCTAAAGCGTATCTACCGTTCCACTCCTCCTGAGGTCATAGTGGAAGTGTTGGAGCCCTACGTCCGCCTTACTACTGCCAATGTCCGTATCATCAAGAACAGAACTGGCCCCATGGGCCATACTTATGGCTTTATTGACCTCGACTCCCATGCA GAAGCTCTTCGTGTAGTGAAGATCTTACAGAACCTTGATCCACCATTTAGTATTGATGGCAAGATGGTAGCTGTAAACTTGGCCACTGGAAAACGAAG AAATGATTCTGGGGACCATTCTGACCACATGCACTACTATCAG GGTAAAAAATATTTCCGAgataggagaggaggaggcagaaatTCAGACTGGTCTTCAGATACAAATCGACAAGGACAACAGT CATCATCTGACTGCTACATATATGATTCTGCTACTGGCTACTATTACGACCCTTTGGCAGGAACTTATTATGACCCCAACACCCAG CAAGAAGTCTATgtgccccaggaccctggatcacctGAAGAAGAAGAGATCAAGGAAAAGAAGTCCTCTAGTCAAGGAAAGTCAAGTAGCAAGAAGGAAGCATCTAAAAGAGATGGCAAGGAGAAAAAAGACCGAGGAGTGACAAGG TTTCAGGAAAATGCCAGTGAGGGGACAGCGCCCCCAGAGGATGTCTTTAAGAAGCCCCTGCCACCCACTGTGAAGAAGGAAGAGAGTCCTCCACCA CCTAAGGTGGTAAATCCGCTCATCGGCCTCTTGGGTGAATATGGAGGGGACAGTGActatgaggaggaggaagaggaagagcagacCCCTCCTCCACAGCCCCGCACAACACAGCCCCCACAGCGGGAGGAGCTGACCAAGAAGGAAAACGAAGAAGATAAACTCACTGACTGGAATAAACTGGCTTGTCTGCTCTGCAGAAGGCAGTTTCCCAACAGAGAAGTTCTGATCAAACACCAGCAGCTCTCAGACCTGCACAAG CAAAATCTGGAAATCCATCGGAAGATAAAACAGTCTGAGCAGGAGCTAGCCTATCTGGAAAGGAGAGAACAGGAG GGAAGgtttaaagaaagaggaaatgatcGCAGAGAAAAGCTCCAATCTTTTGACTCTCCAGAAAGGAAACGGATTAAATACTCCAGGGAAACTGATAG TGATCGCAAACCTGTTGGTAAAGAAGGAATCGACAGTAGCAACAAAGGAGGCTGTGTCCAACAGACTGCTGGCTGGAGGAAGGGGGCAGGCCTCGGGTATGGCCATCCCGGATTGGCTTCAGCAGAGGAG ACTGAAGGCCGGATGAGGGGGCCCAGTGTGGGGGCTCCAGGAAGAACCAGCAAGAGACAGTCCAACGAGACTTACCGAGATGCTGTGCGAAGAGTCATGTTTGCTCGGTATAAAGAACTAGATTAA